A genomic segment from Pseudoduganella chitinolytica encodes:
- a CDS encoding chlorinating enzyme, translating to MAEFSLSQEEIDFFHANGYLKPFKVYEKEEAEDMWDQIFEELVGVESKIYKPNKYHYDRHLDLNLLTDHATNPKIIHRLASLMGNDIFLWRTEVFSKSPGDKGTEWHQVESFAYANNKVPQLIQNEKSEWGIVLTVWTAWTECTKENGCLKFQPGTHKRMYFDESKTFEKKFDYDSTGFYGYTFADLKYDKDWEPKEEDAVYMEMQPGEAVIFTTRCIHGSAPNTSTDSRRYSTNARYVKGSTQIFPGMDKVTDHGEHYDLANYASVLVAGEDRHGHNKLTETNLNGHKFRHHIVGA from the coding sequence GTGGCAGAATTTTCTTTATCGCAAGAAGAAATCGACTTCTTTCATGCCAATGGCTACCTGAAGCCATTCAAGGTCTACGAAAAGGAAGAAGCGGAAGACATGTGGGACCAGATCTTCGAGGAACTGGTGGGCGTGGAAAGCAAGATCTACAAGCCGAACAAATACCATTACGACCGTCACCTGGACCTGAACCTGCTGACGGACCATGCAACCAACCCGAAAATCATTCATCGGCTGGCCAGCCTGATGGGAAATGATATATTCCTGTGGCGCACGGAGGTATTCTCCAAGTCGCCTGGCGACAAGGGCACCGAGTGGCACCAGGTGGAAAGCTTCGCCTATGCCAACAATAAAGTCCCGCAACTGATCCAGAATGAGAAAAGCGAATGGGGCATCGTGCTGACGGTATGGACCGCCTGGACCGAATGCACGAAAGAAAACGGCTGCCTGAAATTCCAGCCCGGAACCCATAAGCGCATGTATTTCGACGAAAGCAAGACGTTCGAAAAGAAATTCGATTATGACAGCACCGGTTTCTATGGCTATACATTCGCCGACCTGAAATACGACAAGGACTGGGAGCCGAAAGAGGAAGACGCGGTCTACATGGAAATGCAGCCGGGCGAGGCGGTGATCTTCACGACCCGTTGCATCCACGGTTCGGCCCCGAATACCAGCACGGACTCGCGCCGCTACAGCACCAACGCGCGCTACGTGAAGGGCAGCACGCAGATCTTCCCGGGCATGGACAAGGTCACCGACCACGGCGAGCACTACGACCTGGCCAACTATGCCTCCGTGCTGGTGGCCGGCGAGGACCGCCATGGCCACAACAAGCTCACCGAAACGAACCTGAACGGGCACAAGTTCCGTCACCACATCGTCGGCGCGTGA
- the cysE gene encoding serine O-acetyltransferase, translated as MIVEEVSFRSARQNRQAEIWEQIQAGIHSLATSEPAVHTYLRGFLGDARDFSSGLAAMVFHQLFQHEPGGQPYSSMIASITAQYPGICDAAAADLEAFCDRDPATQGALQVFFFNKGFAALQAHRVAHMLWLRGERLSAHLLQMKTSLTCAVDIHPAARLGRGIFLDHATGLVIGETTIVEDDVSILHEVTLGGTGKQRGDRHPKIRKGALLCAGAKILGNIEIGEGAKVGAGSVVLQGVPPHVTVAGVPAKRVGFSSRNAGLEMNQALTAESEPFHGYSTGIAV; from the coding sequence GTGATCGTAGAAGAAGTCAGCTTCAGGTCGGCGCGGCAGAACAGGCAGGCGGAAATATGGGAGCAGATCCAGGCAGGTATCCATTCCCTTGCAACGAGCGAACCGGCAGTGCATACGTATTTGCGCGGTTTTCTCGGGGACGCCAGGGATTTCTCCTCGGGACTCGCGGCGATGGTGTTCCACCAGTTGTTCCAGCACGAACCGGGCGGCCAGCCTTATTCCAGCATGATCGCCAGCATTACCGCCCAGTATCCGGGCATCTGCGACGCGGCCGCCGCTGACCTGGAGGCATTCTGCGACCGCGACCCGGCAACCCAGGGGGCGCTGCAGGTATTTTTCTTCAACAAGGGTTTCGCGGCGCTGCAGGCACACCGGGTGGCCCACATGCTGTGGCTGCGCGGCGAGCGCCTGTCCGCCCACCTGCTGCAAATGAAGACTTCGCTCACCTGCGCCGTGGATATCCATCCGGCCGCACGCCTGGGGCGCGGCATTTTCCTCGACCATGCCACCGGCCTGGTCATTGGCGAAACGACGATCGTGGAGGACGACGTGTCCATCCTCCACGAAGTCACCCTGGGTGGCACCGGCAAGCAGCGCGGCGACCGCCACCCGAAGATCCGCAAGGGCGCACTGCTGTGCGCCGGCGCGAAAATCCTTGGCAACATCGAAATCGGTGAAGGCGCCAAGGTGGGCGCAGGCAGCGTCGTGCTGCAGGGCGTGCCGCCCCATGTCACCGTCGCAGGGGTACCGGCAAAGCGGGTGGGATTTTCGTCCCGCAATGCCGGACTGGAAATGAACCAGGCTTTGACAGCGGAATCCGAACCTTTCCACGGCTATTCGACGGGCATCGCCGTCTGA
- the lpxO gene encoding lipid A hydroxylase LpxO, protein MKWAIVGFYFLSILHIHFRGRVRLPFGRQLFDHSSFMAPINIFMHSFSRVPSTPYLPVTDFPELAPLQQNWQVIRAEAENLLRLQKIKASEQNDDAGFNSFFKAGWKRFYLKWYNASHPSAAQLCPRTHALLQSIPSVKAAMFAELPPGGKLNPHRDPFAGSLRYHLGLATPNDDRCFIDVDGVKHSWRDGQGVMFDETYIHWAINGSESDRIILFCDIERPMRFGWAQAVNRFLGKTMMTAAASPNETGDQVGLVSKLFRISFYAGKYRRRFKAWNKTAYKLTKVALIVGLGVLIWKI, encoded by the coding sequence ATGAAATGGGCCATTGTCGGTTTTTACTTCCTCTCCATCCTGCACATCCACTTCCGCGGCCGCGTGCGCCTGCCGTTCGGCCGCCAGCTGTTCGACCACTCGTCGTTCATGGCGCCGATTAATATCTTCATGCACTCGTTCTCGCGCGTGCCGTCCACGCCTTACCTGCCGGTGACCGACTTCCCGGAACTGGCACCGCTGCAGCAGAATTGGCAGGTCATCCGCGCCGAGGCCGAGAACCTGCTGCGCCTGCAGAAGATCAAGGCGTCCGAGCAGAACGACGACGCCGGCTTCAACTCGTTCTTCAAGGCCGGCTGGAAGCGCTTCTACCTGAAGTGGTACAACGCCAGCCATCCGTCGGCGGCGCAACTGTGCCCGCGGACCCATGCGCTGTTGCAGTCGATTCCCTCCGTGAAGGCGGCGATGTTCGCGGAACTGCCGCCGGGCGGAAAGCTCAATCCGCACCGCGATCCGTTTGCCGGTTCGCTGCGCTATCACCTGGGCCTGGCGACGCCGAACGACGACCGCTGCTTCATCGACGTCGATGGGGTCAAGCACAGCTGGCGCGACGGCCAGGGCGTGATGTTCGACGAGACGTACATCCACTGGGCCATCAACGGCAGCGAGAGCGACCGCATCATCCTGTTCTGCGACATCGAGCGCCCGATGCGCTTTGGCTGGGCGCAGGCCGTCAACCGCTTCCTCGGCAAGACGATGATGACGGCGGCGGCGTCGCCGAACGAGACGGGCGACCAGGTGGGCCTGGTGTCCAAGCTGTTCCGCATCTCGTTCTATGCCGGCAAATACCGCCGCCGCTTCAAGGCGTGGAACAAGACGGCCTACAAGCTGACCAAGGTGGCGTTGATCGTTGGCCTGGGCGTGCTGATCTGGAAGATTTGA
- a CDS encoding xanthine dehydrogenase family protein molybdopterin-binding subunit — protein sequence MTDLIEALKAPVADPGTGPVRTGTPVSRVDGRAKVTGQAKYAAEVPAPDLAYGVVVSSPVAKGRIVAIHTTDALAVPSVVQVLTHLNRPKVRGFDIAYKDMTAPAGAPFRPLYDDKVFYSGQPVALVVAETFEAARYAAALVRIDIEQEPHDTKLSANVHRAYKPKPLKAGFEPPPDEKGDADKAFAEAPVKIDAEFYSGVEHHNPMELFASTVIREPDGHLTIYDKTQSSQNSRWYVSHVFGLSKNKVTVRNPYVGGAFGSGLRPQYQLTLAVMAALHLKRSVRVQLTRQQMFSFGHRPETLQRVKLAAERDGTLRSIYHQAIAETSPIEDYVEVVVNWSGLLYACDNIKFDYKLVKLDQYTPIDMRAPGAAHGVHALEVAMDELSYALGMDPLQLRLKNYADKAPVEDKPYSSKELRACYELGAKQFGWDKRPLNPRAMKEGTELVGWGMATGVWDAMQMFARASAVLHADGKLVVSSAATDIGTGTYTVMAMIAAEAMGLPLEDVTFQLGDSTLPVAPIEGGSSHVTTVGSAVAGVCEKLQKSLFKHAQKLQDSPFASAKRKDVEFAGGMLRLKRQPEVALPLTAILNDSGVVRLEEKYLMLPNMLKQRKFRRLVHSAVFVEVRVDEELGVVRVTRVVSAVAAGRIMNLKTATSQVVGGIVWGISQALHEESYTDHRFGRFVNHNLSEYHVPVNADIHAIDVMFAQEDDRIVSRLGAKGVGEIGIVGVAAAISNAIYHATGRRLRSTPMTPDKVLAGSDSSKP from the coding sequence ATGACGGATTTGATCGAGGCACTCAAGGCACCCGTCGCCGACCCCGGCACGGGTCCGGTGCGCACCGGCACGCCCGTGTCGCGCGTGGACGGCCGTGCCAAGGTGACGGGCCAGGCCAAGTACGCCGCCGAAGTGCCGGCACCCGACCTGGCCTATGGCGTGGTCGTCAGCAGCCCCGTGGCCAAGGGCCGCATCGTGGCGATCCACACGACGGACGCGCTGGCCGTGCCGAGCGTCGTGCAGGTGCTGACGCACCTGAACCGCCCCAAGGTGCGCGGGTTCGACATCGCCTACAAGGACATGACGGCACCGGCCGGCGCGCCGTTCCGCCCCCTGTACGACGACAAGGTGTTCTACAGCGGCCAGCCGGTCGCGCTGGTGGTGGCCGAGACGTTCGAGGCCGCGCGCTACGCGGCGGCACTGGTGCGCATCGACATCGAGCAGGAACCGCATGACACCAAGCTGTCCGCCAACGTCCACAGGGCGTACAAGCCGAAGCCGTTGAAGGCGGGCTTCGAGCCGCCGCCGGACGAGAAAGGCGACGCCGACAAGGCCTTCGCCGAGGCGCCCGTCAAGATCGACGCGGAGTTCTACAGCGGCGTCGAGCATCACAATCCGATGGAGCTGTTCGCCTCCACGGTGATCCGCGAGCCGGACGGTCACCTGACCATCTACGACAAGACGCAAAGCTCGCAGAACAGCCGCTGGTACGTCTCGCACGTGTTCGGCCTGTCCAAGAACAAGGTCACCGTGCGCAACCCGTACGTGGGCGGCGCGTTCGGCTCCGGCCTGCGGCCGCAGTACCAATTGACGCTGGCCGTGATGGCGGCCCTGCACCTGAAACGCTCGGTGCGCGTGCAGCTGACGCGCCAGCAGATGTTCAGCTTCGGCCACCGTCCCGAGACGCTGCAGCGGGTCAAGCTGGCGGCGGAGCGCGATGGCACGCTGCGCTCGATCTACCACCAGGCGATCGCCGAGACGTCGCCGATCGAGGATTACGTGGAGGTCGTCGTCAACTGGTCGGGCCTCCTGTACGCGTGCGACAACATCAAGTTCGACTACAAGCTCGTCAAGCTGGACCAGTACACGCCGATCGACATGCGCGCGCCCGGCGCCGCACACGGCGTGCACGCGCTGGAAGTGGCGATGGACGAGCTGTCGTATGCGCTGGGCATGGACCCGCTGCAGCTGCGCCTGAAGAACTACGCGGACAAGGCCCCCGTCGAGGACAAGCCCTACTCCAGCAAGGAGCTGCGCGCCTGCTACGAGCTGGGCGCGAAGCAGTTCGGTTGGGACAAGCGCCCGCTCAATCCGCGCGCGATGAAGGAAGGCACGGAGCTGGTGGGCTGGGGCATGGCGACGGGCGTGTGGGATGCGATGCAGATGTTCGCCCGCGCCAGCGCCGTGCTGCATGCGGACGGCAAGCTGGTGGTCTCCAGCGCCGCCACCGACATCGGTACCGGTACCTACACGGTGATGGCGATGATCGCCGCCGAGGCGATGGGCCTGCCGCTGGAGGATGTGACGTTCCAGCTGGGCGATTCCACCCTGCCCGTCGCGCCCATCGAAGGCGGCTCGTCGCACGTGACGACCGTTGGCTCGGCCGTCGCCGGTGTCTGCGAGAAGCTGCAGAAGTCGCTCTTCAAGCACGCCCAGAAGCTGCAGGACTCGCCGTTCGCCAGCGCGAAGCGGAAAGACGTGGAGTTCGCCGGCGGCATGCTGCGGCTGAAGCGGCAGCCGGAGGTGGCCCTGCCGTTGACGGCGATCCTGAACGACAGCGGCGTGGTGCGGCTGGAAGAGAAGTACCTGATGCTGCCGAACATGCTCAAGCAGCGCAAGTTCCGCCGCCTGGTGCATTCCGCCGTCTTCGTGGAAGTGCGGGTCGACGAGGAGCTGGGCGTGGTGCGCGTCACGCGCGTCGTCAGCGCCGTCGCGGCGGGCCGCATCATGAACCTCAAGACGGCCACCAGCCAGGTGGTGGGCGGCATCGTGTGGGGCATCAGCCAGGCGCTGCACGAAGAGAGCTACACGGACCACCGGTTCGGCCGCTTCGTCAACCACAACCTGTCGGAGTACCACGTGCCCGTCAACGCGGACATCCACGCGATCGACGTGATGTTCGCGCAGGAGGACGACCGCATCGTCAGCCGCCTGGGCGCGAAAGGGGTCGGGGAAATCGGCATCGTGGGCGTGGCGGCGGCCATCAGCAACGCCATCTACCACGCCACGGGGCGGCGCCTGCGCAGCACGCCGATGACGCCGGACAAGGTGCTGGCCGGGTCGGACAGCAGCAAACCATGA
- a CDS encoding FAD binding domain-containing protein, with amino-acid sequence MNPFAYSRPTDVDGALRQVAANGSADAPLASTPGPTAPPDLAPAANAATPAAANQYEVRFVAGGTNLLDLLKEGVLVAPKLVDINRLPFDRIEETPDGGLLLGALARNADTAYHPLVKERYPLLADAILAGASPQLRNMASNGGNLLQRTRCYYFYDVATPCNKRTPGSGCSAIGGVTRQHAILGTSEHCIATHPSDMCVALAALEAVVHVQSVRGKREIAFAEFHRLPGDRPDIDTTLAPDELITHIALPPALQFAGHSAYLKLRERLSYAFALASVAAALDLADDGTIRTSRIALGGVAHKPWRRPDAEALLQGQRPSPELFARVAEALLAGAVGRGSNDFKIALARNAIVRALQVAANGTVTNWNVSTPDLGGQQ; translated from the coding sequence ATGAACCCGTTCGCCTATTCCCGCCCCACCGACGTGGATGGCGCGTTGCGCCAGGTGGCCGCCAACGGCAGCGCCGATGCGCCGCTGGCCTCCACGCCCGGACCAACCGCCCCTCCCGACCTGGCGCCCGCGGCGAACGCGGCCACGCCGGCCGCTGCCAACCAGTACGAGGTGCGCTTCGTTGCCGGTGGCACCAACCTGCTCGACCTGCTCAAGGAAGGCGTGCTGGTGGCGCCGAAACTGGTCGACATCAACCGCCTGCCGTTCGACCGCATCGAGGAGACGCCCGACGGCGGCCTGCTGCTGGGCGCCCTGGCCCGCAATGCCGATACCGCCTACCATCCGCTGGTGAAGGAACGCTATCCGCTGCTGGCCGATGCGATCCTGGCAGGCGCCTCGCCGCAGTTGCGCAATATGGCCAGCAACGGCGGCAACCTGCTGCAGCGCACCCGCTGCTACTACTTCTACGACGTCGCCACGCCGTGCAACAAGCGCACCCCGGGCAGCGGCTGCTCCGCCATCGGCGGCGTCACGCGCCAGCATGCGATCCTCGGCACCTCCGAGCACTGCATCGCCACGCACCCGTCCGACATGTGCGTGGCGCTGGCCGCGCTGGAGGCCGTCGTGCACGTGCAGTCCGTGCGCGGCAAGCGGGAAATTGCGTTCGCCGAGTTCCACCGCCTGCCCGGCGACCGGCCCGATATCGACACGACCCTGGCGCCCGATGAACTGATCACGCACATCGCGCTGCCGCCGGCGCTGCAGTTCGCCGGCCACTCGGCCTACCTGAAGCTGCGCGAGCGGCTGTCGTACGCCTTCGCGCTGGCCTCCGTGGCCGCAGCCCTGGATCTCGCGGACGACGGCACCATCCGCACCTCCCGTATCGCCCTCGGCGGCGTTGCCCACAAGCCGTGGCGCCGGCCCGATGCCGAGGCGCTGCTGCAAGGACAGCGGCCGTCGCCAGAGCTGTTCGCCCGCGTCGCGGAAGCACTGCTGGCAGGCGCCGTCGGACGCGGCTCGAACGACTTCAAGATTGCGCTGGCGCGCAACGCCATCGTGCGTGCGCTGCAAGTCGCGGCCAACGGCACGGTGACGAACTGGAACGTCAGCACACCAGACCTGGGAGGACAGCAATGA
- a CDS encoding (2Fe-2S)-binding protein has product MQAPERHPLTITVNGREHTLELEAWVTLLDLLRERLGLTGTKKGCDQGQCGACTVLVDGRRINSCLTLAVMQDGRSITTIEGLADGDRLHPLQQAFVEHDAFQCGYCTPGQICSAVGLINEGQARCSAEVRELMSGNICRCGAYPQILRAVSQVAGIAPDSENAEHAVVTGTVPA; this is encoded by the coding sequence ATGCAAGCTCCCGAGCGCCATCCGCTGACGATTACCGTCAACGGCCGCGAGCACACACTGGAACTGGAAGCCTGGGTCACCCTGCTCGACCTGCTGCGCGAGCGGCTGGGACTGACCGGCACCAAGAAGGGCTGCGACCAGGGCCAGTGCGGTGCCTGCACCGTGCTGGTCGACGGCCGCCGCATCAACTCCTGCCTGACCCTGGCCGTGATGCAGGATGGCCGCAGCATCACCACCATCGAAGGCCTGGCCGACGGCGACCGGTTGCACCCGCTGCAGCAGGCCTTCGTCGAACACGACGCCTTCCAGTGCGGCTACTGCACGCCGGGCCAGATCTGTTCGGCCGTGGGCCTGATCAACGAAGGCCAGGCCAGATGTTCGGCCGAGGTGCGTGAGCTCATGAGCGGCAACATCTGCCGCTGCGGCGCCTACCCGCAGATCCTGCGCGCTGTCAGCCAGGTGGCCGGCATCGCGCCGGACAGCGAGAACGCGGAGCACGCGGTCGTGACCGGGACGGTGCCGGCATGA
- a CDS encoding PEP-CTERM sorting domain-containing protein (PEP-CTERM proteins occur, often in large numbers, in the proteomes of bacteria that also encode an exosortase, a predicted intramembrane cysteine proteinase. The presence of a PEP-CTERM domain at a protein's C-terminus predicts cleavage within the sorting domain, followed by covalent anchoring to some some component of the (usually Gram-negative) cell surface. Many PEP-CTERM proteins exhibit an unusual sequence composition that includes large numbers of potential glycosylation sites. Expression of one such protein has been shown restore the ability of a bacterium to form floc, a type of biofilm.) — protein MTIAAVSKAVLLSAALLAAGSANATFNKGSIGNATLDDVTLGGEIADKLVYSGLNPMNTGSLSFSLAFWNTGSLFWSTLETVEGKWATDYSSRFDFTFGKSAGGKTGTWSITNVSKKYDATLDLTLDIHASNASTAFLFDETRIGAGKTLSGTWDIEWLNNGGQVPGFSNAVLFGRDLTLTKAVSPVPESATLPMLAGGLALVALAARRRKK, from the coding sequence ATGACTATCGCTGCTGTTTCGAAAGCCGTACTGCTGAGCGCAGCTCTGCTTGCCGCCGGTTCCGCCAACGCCACCTTCAACAAGGGCAGCATCGGCAACGCCACGCTGGACGACGTTACGCTGGGCGGTGAAATCGCCGACAAGCTGGTGTACTCGGGCCTGAACCCGATGAACACGGGGTCGCTGTCGTTCAGCCTGGCCTTCTGGAACACGGGCTCGCTGTTCTGGAGCACGCTGGAAACGGTCGAAGGCAAATGGGCCACCGACTACAGCTCCCGCTTCGACTTCACGTTCGGCAAGAGTGCCGGCGGCAAGACGGGTACGTGGTCGATCACCAACGTCAGCAAGAAGTACGACGCCACCCTGGACCTGACGCTGGACATCCACGCGTCCAACGCCAGCACCGCGTTCCTGTTCGACGAGACCAGGATCGGCGCCGGCAAGACGCTGTCCGGCACCTGGGACATCGAATGGCTGAACAATGGCGGCCAGGTCCCCGGCTTCTCGAACGCCGTGCTGTTCGGCCGCGACCTGACGCTGACGAAGGCCGTGTCGCCGGTACCGGAATCGGCCACGCTGCCGATGCTGGCAGGCGGCCTGGCGCTGGTCGCGCTGGCGGCCCGCCGTCGCAAGAAATAA